Proteins encoded in a region of the Streptomyces sp. NBC_01471 genome:
- a CDS encoding MsnO8 family LLM class oxidoreductase, whose protein sequence is MSSAISSTPFSVLDRSRTREGRDGPEALRDTVRFAQQAEALGYHRFWVSEHHSVPGVAGSAPTVLAAAVAAATSTIRVGTGGVMLPNHRPLVVAEQFGVLEALFPGRIDMGLGRSVGFTDGIRRALGHGRQDAEDFAAQVTELLGYFSGDQTAHPQVHARPAEGLRVPAFLLATGAGARVAAAAGLPLVIAAVRGEDEMLRAVDGYRESFRPSAWGERPYVVLSGTVAVAPTSEEARRILLPEAWSTAYSRTHGTFPPLAPAERITGLRMTERERSLFEEAQRGQLHGTEDEVADGLEKVLSRSGADEFLVTTSTYDRTALLDSYRRLARITG, encoded by the coding sequence GTGAGCTCTGCGATCTCCTCGACCCCGTTCTCCGTACTGGACCGCTCCCGTACCCGCGAGGGGCGCGACGGTCCGGAGGCCCTGCGTGACACCGTGCGCTTCGCGCAGCAGGCCGAGGCCCTCGGCTACCACCGGTTCTGGGTCTCGGAGCATCACAGCGTGCCGGGGGTCGCGGGCTCCGCACCCACCGTTCTCGCCGCGGCCGTCGCGGCCGCCACCTCGACGATCCGGGTGGGTACCGGCGGGGTGATGCTGCCCAACCACCGGCCGCTCGTCGTCGCCGAGCAGTTCGGGGTGCTCGAAGCGCTCTTCCCCGGCCGGATCGACATGGGGCTCGGCCGGTCGGTGGGGTTCACCGACGGAATCCGCCGGGCGCTGGGGCACGGCAGACAGGACGCCGAGGACTTCGCCGCCCAGGTGACGGAGCTGCTGGGCTACTTCTCCGGCGACCAGACCGCGCACCCCCAGGTCCACGCCCGCCCGGCGGAGGGGCTGCGGGTGCCCGCGTTCCTTCTTGCGACCGGCGCGGGAGCACGGGTGGCGGCCGCGGCCGGACTGCCGCTGGTGATCGCCGCGGTGCGCGGGGAGGACGAGATGCTGCGGGCCGTGGACGGCTACCGCGAGTCGTTCCGGCCGTCGGCCTGGGGTGAGCGACCGTACGTCGTGCTCTCGGGCACCGTGGCCGTGGCCCCCACCTCCGAGGAGGCCCGCCGGATCCTGCTGCCCGAGGCCTGGTCCACGGCCTACTCGCGCACCCACGGCACCTTCCCTCCGCTCGCCCCCGCCGAGCGGATCACCGGTCTGCGGATGACCGAACGGGAGCGTTCCCTCTTCGAGGAGGCGCAGCGCGGTCAGCTGCACGGCACCGAGGACGAGGTGGCGGACGGCCTGGAGAAGGTGCTGAGCCGCAGCGGCGCCGACGAGTTCCTGGTCACGACCAGTACGTACGACCGCACGGCGCTGCTCGACTCCTACCGGCGACTGGCGCGGATCACCGGCTGA
- a CDS encoding ArsR/SmtB family transcription factor: MDEAFRALADPNRRRLLDRLNTRNGQSLRELSEGLEMSRQAVSKHLAVLAGAHLVTAVRHGRQKLHYLNPVPIQEMADRWIGRYERGRLTALSELKRTLEGPVMDKPEFVYVTYIQTTPEKLYQALTDWEFVKRYMGGWGPRSDWGPGSVVEWKMGADGDFEDLGQRVLEAEPGRRLSYTWHTLQSMHRELFDEVSDEESEAARQERSKVTFDIEPAEVPSAGVRLTITHDGFDSPDSKMLEGVSDGWVMMLSALKTLLEGGRTVAE, from the coding sequence ATGGATGAGGCGTTCCGGGCCCTGGCCGATCCGAACCGGAGGCGGCTGCTGGACCGGCTCAACACCCGGAACGGGCAGAGCCTGCGGGAGCTGAGCGAGGGCCTGGAGATGAGCCGGCAGGCGGTGAGCAAACACCTCGCAGTGCTGGCCGGGGCTCATCTGGTGACGGCCGTCAGACACGGCAGGCAGAAGCTGCACTACCTCAACCCCGTGCCCATCCAGGAGATGGCCGACCGCTGGATCGGCCGGTACGAACGCGGGCGGCTGACGGCGCTCTCGGAGCTCAAGCGGACCTTGGAAGGACCAGTCATGGACAAGCCGGAATTCGTCTACGTCACGTACATCCAGACCACTCCCGAAAAGCTCTACCAGGCCCTGACCGACTGGGAGTTCGTCAAGCGGTACATGGGCGGCTGGGGGCCCCGTTCGGACTGGGGGCCCGGTTCGGTGGTCGAGTGGAAGATGGGGGCCGACGGGGATTTCGAGGACCTCGGCCAGCGGGTCCTGGAGGCCGAACCGGGCAGGCGGCTCTCGTACACCTGGCACACACTCCAGTCCATGCACCGGGAGCTGTTCGACGAGGTGTCGGACGAGGAGTCCGAGGCGGCACGGCAGGAGCGCTCGAAGGTCACCTTCGACATCGAGCCCGCCGAGGTGCCGTCCGCGGGGGTGAGGCTGACCATCACGCACGACGGCTTCGACAGCCCCGACAGCAAGATGCTGGAGGGCGTCAGCGACGGCTGGGTCATGATGCTCTCGGCGCTGAAGACCCTGCTGGAGGGCGGCCGGACGGTCGCCGAATAG
- a CDS encoding 3-deoxy-7-phosphoheptulonate synthase: MNTPTTDAPDTGDLRVTGFQRLVAPSALRNELPLDAERVALVRDSREAVRAVLAGEDDRLLLVVGPCSVHDPAAALEYAQRLAAAVAPLSGELCVVMRVYFEKPRTTLGWKGLINDPDLDGTHDVERGLRTARQVLLDVLGTGLPVGCEFLEPTGPQYIADAVTWGAIGARTPESQVHRQLASGVSMPVGFKNATDGDVQAAVDGCRAAAGSHVFFGIDGEGHGSVVSTSGNPDCHVILRGGRGGPNYGPQDVSDALALLDKAGMPGRLVVDASHANSGKDPVRQAEVVREIAGRVAAGEQGIAGLMVESFLLEGRQEPGPLSTLTYGRSVTDACVGWDETERLIGELAAAVVRRRGRSSQQAG; this comes from the coding sequence ATGAACACCCCCACCACCGACGCGCCCGACACCGGCGACCTGCGGGTCACCGGCTTCCAGCGCCTCGTCGCACCGTCCGCCCTGCGGAACGAACTCCCCCTGGACGCCGAGCGTGTGGCACTGGTCCGCGACAGCAGGGAGGCGGTGCGGGCCGTGCTCGCCGGGGAGGACGACCGGCTCCTCCTCGTCGTCGGCCCCTGCTCCGTCCACGACCCGGCGGCGGCGCTGGAGTACGCCCAGCGGCTCGCGGCGGCCGTCGCACCACTGAGCGGTGAGCTCTGCGTCGTCATGCGCGTCTACTTCGAGAAGCCGAGGACGACGCTCGGCTGGAAGGGGCTCATCAACGACCCCGACCTGGACGGCACCCACGACGTCGAGCGGGGACTGCGCACCGCCCGTCAGGTGCTGCTCGACGTGCTCGGCACCGGGCTCCCGGTCGGCTGCGAATTCCTGGAGCCGACCGGCCCGCAGTACATCGCGGACGCCGTGACCTGGGGCGCGATCGGCGCGCGGACGCCGGAGAGCCAGGTGCACCGCCAGCTCGCGTCCGGGGTGTCGATGCCGGTGGGATTCAAGAACGCGACGGACGGGGACGTGCAGGCGGCGGTCGACGGCTGCCGGGCGGCCGCGGGCAGCCATGTCTTCTTCGGAATCGACGGTGAAGGCCACGGCTCGGTCGTCTCGACGTCCGGCAATCCCGACTGCCATGTCATCCTGCGCGGCGGCCGCGGCGGGCCCAATTACGGCCCCCAGGACGTCAGCGACGCGCTCGCGCTGCTGGACAAGGCGGGGATGCCGGGCCGTCTGGTCGTCGACGCGAGCCACGCCAACAGCGGCAAGGACCCGGTGCGCCAGGCGGAGGTCGTCCGCGAGATCGCCGGCCGGGTGGCCGCGGGCGAGCAGGGCATCGCCGGGCTGATGGTGGAGAGCTTCTTGCTGGAGGGACGCCAGGAGCCGGGCCCGCTCAGCACACTGACGTACGGTCGGAGCGTCACCGACGCCTGCGTCGGCTGGGACGAGACCGAGCGCCTGATCGGCGAGCTGGCGGCAGCCGTCGTACGCCGGCGCGGTCGCTCGTCGCAGCAGGCCGGGTGA
- a CDS encoding amino acid transporter yields MTGSQAAPPPEPARPAARGRAWLLEGLTEQSARHPGPHGTPPAENKGHAWWRVMCLTGVDYFSTLGYQPGIAALAAGLLSPLATLVLLALTLGGALPVYRRVARESPHGEGSIAMLERLLPWWAGKLFVLVLLGFAATDFMITITLSAADASAHVVENPFAPHWLQGANLWITLALVAGLGAIFLKGFKEAIGIAVVLVGIYLGLNLVVLADSVWNVATHSVDVSNWWQAARAAHSSPLAMIGVALLVFPKLALGMSGFETGVAVMPQIRGDATDTYAKPAGRIRDTRRLLTTAALIMSGFLLVSSLATTILIPAAEFKAGGRANGRALAYLAHEHLGEAFGTVYDVSTIAILWFAGASALAGLLNLVPRYLPRYGMAPEWARAVRPLVLIFVAIAFFVTWQFDANVDKQSGAYATGVLVLMLSASFASTVAVLHRGRRRAAAGFGLITAVFAYTLVTNVIERPDGLKIASLFIVAILLTSFASRVHRAFELRAADVTFDDTAARLVDAAARLGPLRVIANEPHERDAAEYHAKEGSQREETHIPEGSPVLFLEVTVQDSSDFTVSMPVTGGERYGVRILRVVGPGVPNTIAAVLLQLRDRTGQVPHAYFNWTEGSPVGHLLRFLVFGHGEVAPVTREVLRRAEPDPARRPRVHVG; encoded by the coding sequence ATGACCGGCAGCCAGGCCGCGCCCCCGCCGGAGCCCGCGCGCCCCGCGGCACGCGGGCGGGCCTGGCTGCTGGAAGGGCTGACCGAGCAGTCGGCGCGGCACCCGGGACCGCACGGCACACCACCCGCCGAGAACAAGGGGCATGCCTGGTGGCGGGTGATGTGCCTCACCGGTGTGGACTACTTCTCCACACTCGGCTACCAGCCGGGGATCGCCGCGCTTGCGGCCGGCCTGCTCTCGCCGCTCGCCACCCTGGTGCTGCTCGCCCTGACTCTCGGCGGCGCGCTTCCCGTGTACCGGCGGGTGGCCCGTGAGAGCCCGCACGGCGAGGGTTCGATCGCCATGCTGGAGCGGCTGCTGCCGTGGTGGGCGGGGAAACTCTTCGTCCTCGTGCTGCTCGGCTTCGCGGCGACCGACTTCATGATCACCATCACTCTGTCGGCCGCAGACGCCTCCGCCCATGTGGTGGAGAACCCGTTCGCACCGCACTGGCTCCAGGGCGCCAATCTCTGGATCACCCTGGCGCTGGTAGCCGGTCTCGGCGCGATCTTCCTCAAGGGCTTCAAGGAAGCCATCGGCATCGCGGTCGTCCTGGTCGGGATCTACCTGGGGCTCAACCTGGTCGTCCTCGCCGACTCGGTGTGGAACGTGGCCACCCACTCGGTGGACGTGTCCAACTGGTGGCAGGCCGCGAGGGCCGCGCACTCCTCGCCGCTCGCGATGATCGGCGTGGCGCTGCTCGTCTTCCCCAAGCTGGCACTCGGCATGTCCGGTTTCGAGACCGGCGTCGCCGTCATGCCGCAGATCAGGGGTGACGCGACGGACACGTACGCGAAGCCCGCCGGACGGATCCGGGACACCCGCAGGCTGCTCACCACCGCCGCACTGATCATGAGCGGTTTCCTGCTGGTCTCCAGCCTGGCCACCACCATCCTCATCCCCGCCGCCGAGTTCAAGGCCGGAGGGCGGGCCAACGGGCGGGCGCTCGCCTATCTGGCGCACGAGCACCTCGGCGAGGCCTTCGGGACGGTGTACGACGTCTCCACGATCGCGATTCTGTGGTTCGCCGGCGCCTCGGCCCTGGCCGGACTGCTCAACCTCGTACCGCGCTATCTGCCGCGCTACGGGATGGCGCCGGAGTGGGCGCGCGCCGTCCGGCCGCTCGTGCTCATCTTCGTGGCGATCGCCTTCTTCGTCACCTGGCAGTTCGACGCGAACGTCGACAAGCAGAGCGGCGCGTACGCCACCGGGGTGCTGGTCCTGATGCTCTCCGCGTCCTTCGCGTCGACGGTCGCGGTCCTGCACCGGGGGCGCCGGCGGGCCGCGGCCGGGTTCGGCCTGATCACCGCGGTCTTCGCGTACACCCTGGTCACCAATGTGATCGAGCGTCCCGACGGGCTCAAGATCGCTTCCCTGTTCATCGTCGCCATCCTGCTGACCTCGTTCGCCTCGCGGGTGCACCGCGCCTTCGAACTGCGCGCGGCCGACGTCACCTTCGACGACACGGCGGCCCGGCTGGTGGACGCGGCCGCCCGGCTCGGGCCGCTGCGCGTCATCGCCAACGAGCCGCACGAACGCGACGCGGCGGAGTACCACGCGAAGGAGGGCAGCCAGCGCGAAGAGACCCACATCCCCGAGGGGAGCCCGGTCCTCTTCCTCGAAGTCACCGTGCAGGACTCGTCCGACTTCACGGTGAGCATGCCGGTGACCGGCGGTGAACGGTACGGGGTACGGATCCTGCGCGTCGTCGGGCCCGGGGTGCCCAACACCATCGCCGCGGTGCTCCTCCAGCTCAGGGACCGCACCGGCCAGGTGCCGCACGCCTACTTCAACTGGACCGAGGGGAGCCCGGTCGGCCATCTCCTGCGCTTCCTGGTCTTCGGCCACGGCGAGGTGGCCCCGGTGACCCGTGAGGTCCTGCGCCGGGCGGAACCCGATCCGGCCCGGCGGCCCCGCGTCCACGTGGGCTGA
- a CDS encoding SAV_915 family protein, which produces MSTSARATATEPPEQPPAGPLYVPVRPGPTGCTARVFRTPPGVRTAVGFTSEARLRDTLGRNQAWIRLSEPALRALVGPLGIAVLTVDPQFSAPTATRSGRDERSAGAPGRTGESAVTTCLDLLIG; this is translated from the coding sequence ATGTCCACGAGCGCCCGGGCCACCGCCACCGAACCTCCCGAACAACCCCCGGCCGGACCTCTCTACGTCCCCGTCCGGCCGGGGCCCACAGGCTGCACGGCCCGTGTCTTCCGCACCCCTCCCGGCGTGCGCACCGCGGTCGGCTTCACCTCGGAGGCGCGGCTGCGGGACACGCTCGGCCGGAACCAGGCGTGGATCAGGCTCTCCGAACCGGCGCTGCGCGCGCTCGTGGGGCCGCTGGGGATCGCCGTGCTCACCGTCGACCCGCAGTTCTCGGCGCCCACCGCGACCCGCTCCGGCCGCGACGAGCGGAGCGCCGGGGCTCCCGGCCGCACCGGAGAGAGCGCCGTCACCACCTGTCTCGATCTGCTGATCGGCTGA
- the lysA gene encoding diaminopimelate decarboxylase produces MSAPVAVSAATAPASAAETVEPAPADPAESAALSVWPASARPQPDGDVTVGGVSLTEAAEEFGTPVYLLDEAEVRERCRAYRAAFPEDDVIYAAKAFLCRAVARWVHQEGLGLDVCSAGELELAVGAGFPPERIVMHGNAKSPKDLGAAVRLGVGRIVVDSASEIARLAATVPPGPPRAVMVRVVPGVSAGGHAAVRTGTDDQKFGLSLSDGSAAHAVAKILGQPALDLVGLHCHIGSQIASAKPYAAAVRRMVGLMARIRDQHGVTLRQLDIGGGHAIAYRPGEESLGPDTLAARVRAELADGCARAGLPVPRLTLEPGRAVTGPAGVALYRVLSVKRTGERTFVAVDGGMSDNPRPALYGAGYAPRLVGRRSATGPAEATVVGRHCEAGDVVADRVPLPADVRPGDLLAVPAAGAYHLSMASGYNLIGRPPVVAVRDGAARVLVRRESLDDVRRRDVGL; encoded by the coding sequence ATGTCCGCTCCTGTCGCTGTATCCGCCGCCACCGCTCCCGCCTCCGCGGCCGAGACCGTGGAGCCCGCTCCCGCGGATCCCGCCGAGTCCGCCGCGCTGTCCGTCTGGCCGGCCTCCGCCCGCCCCCAGCCCGACGGCGACGTCACTGTCGGCGGGGTCTCCCTCACCGAGGCCGCCGAGGAGTTCGGCACGCCCGTCTACCTGCTGGACGAGGCCGAGGTCCGGGAGCGCTGCCGTGCCTACCGGGCCGCCTTCCCCGAGGACGACGTCATCTACGCGGCCAAGGCGTTCCTGTGCCGGGCCGTCGCCCGCTGGGTCCACCAGGAGGGCCTGGGGCTCGACGTCTGCTCCGCGGGCGAACTCGAACTGGCCGTCGGCGCAGGCTTTCCGCCCGAACGGATCGTGATGCACGGCAATGCCAAGAGCCCCAAGGACCTCGGTGCGGCGGTCCGGCTCGGCGTCGGACGGATCGTCGTCGACAGCGCGTCCGAGATCGCCCGGCTCGCCGCGACCGTGCCGCCCGGCCCGCCCCGGGCGGTCATGGTGCGGGTCGTCCCCGGCGTTTCGGCCGGCGGGCACGCGGCGGTCCGCACCGGAACGGACGACCAGAAGTTCGGTCTCTCCCTCAGCGACGGGTCCGCCGCGCACGCCGTCGCCAAGATCCTCGGCCAACCGGCGCTGGACCTCGTCGGGCTGCACTGCCACATCGGCTCGCAGATCGCGTCGGCCAAGCCCTATGCCGCCGCCGTCCGGCGCATGGTGGGGCTGATGGCCCGGATCCGGGACCAGCACGGTGTGACCCTGCGTCAGCTGGACATCGGCGGCGGCCATGCCATCGCCTACCGGCCGGGCGAGGAGAGCCTCGGCCCGGACACGCTGGCAGCGAGGGTGCGCGCGGAGCTGGCCGACGGCTGCGCACGGGCCGGACTGCCGGTACCGCGCCTCACTCTGGAGCCGGGCCGGGCAGTCACCGGACCCGCCGGGGTGGCCCTCTACCGGGTGCTGTCGGTGAAGCGCACCGGGGAGCGCACCTTCGTCGCGGTGGACGGCGGAATGAGCGACAACCCGAGGCCCGCGCTGTACGGGGCCGGGTACGCACCCCGGCTCGTGGGCCGCCGCTCCGCCACCGGGCCGGCCGAGGCCACCGTCGTGGGGCGGCACTGCGAGGCGGGCGACGTCGTGGCGGACCGGGTGCCGCTGCCCGCTGACGTACGGCCGGGCGATCTGCTGGCCGTACCGGCAGCGGGGGCCTACCACCTCTCCATGGCCTCCGGCTACAACCTGATCGGCCGCCCCCCGGTGGTCGCGGTGCGGGACGGGGCCGCCAGGGTGCTCGTGCGCCGGGAGTCGCTGGACGACGTACGGCGCCGGGATGTCGGCCTGTGA
- a CDS encoding excinuclease ABC subunit UvrA, whose product MQSPHDPYVRVRGAREHNLRGVDVDIPRDSLVVFTGVSGSGKSSLAFGTVYAEAQRRYFESVAPYARRLIHQVGAPKVGSISGLPPAVSLEQRRSAPTSRSSVGTVTTLSNSLRMLFSRAGDYPAGAERLDSDAFSPNTAAGACPECHGLGRVHRTSEALLVPDPSLSIREGAIAAWPGAWQGKNLRDVLDALGYDIDRPWRELEQQDRDWILLTDEQPVVTVHPVRDAGRIHRPYQGTYMSAQRYVLHTFADSRSQSLRARAERFLTSDPCPVCGGHRLRPESLAVTFAGRTIAELAALPLSGLAGVLAGEDGGETATVLTADLLARIAVVTELGLGYLSLDRSTPSLSSGELQRLRLATQLRSGLFGVVYVLDEPSAGLHPADTEALLVVLDRLRDTGNSVFVVEHQLDVVRRADWLVDVGPDAGEHGGRVLHSGPPGLLADVAESVTRRYLFDASPAPARAVREPSGLLEIGPVTRHNLDALRSTVPLGVLTAVTGVSGSGKSTLVGEITEELPGVKRLVTVDQKPIGRTPRSNLATYTGLFDTVRKLFSATDEARARGYRAGRFSFNVPGGRCETCQGEGFVSVELLFLPSTYTPCPDCHGARYNPETLEIRHRGLSIAEVLDLTVEAAAEFFAGSPAAARSLRTLLDVGLGYLRLGQPATELSGGEAQRIKLASELQRARGAHTLYVLDEPTTGLHPADVEVLMRQLHGLVDAGHTVVVVEHDMAVVAGADWVIDLGPGGGGDGGRIVAAGPPAEVAAAPGSRTAPYLMRALSGG is encoded by the coding sequence ATGCAAAGCCCTCATGACCCGTATGTCCGTGTCCGTGGCGCCCGCGAGCACAATCTGCGCGGCGTCGACGTGGACATCCCCCGTGACTCCCTGGTGGTGTTCACGGGGGTCTCGGGTTCGGGCAAGTCGTCGCTGGCCTTCGGGACGGTCTACGCGGAGGCCCAGCGGCGCTACTTCGAGTCGGTCGCTCCGTACGCGCGGCGGCTCATCCACCAGGTCGGCGCGCCGAAGGTCGGCTCGATCAGCGGTCTGCCGCCCGCGGTCTCGCTCGAACAACGCAGGTCGGCCCCCACGTCCCGGTCCTCTGTCGGGACGGTCACCACGCTCTCGAACTCACTGCGGATGCTCTTCTCGCGTGCGGGCGACTACCCGGCGGGAGCCGAGCGGCTCGATTCCGACGCGTTCTCACCGAACACCGCGGCCGGTGCCTGTCCGGAGTGCCACGGCCTGGGACGGGTGCACCGGACCAGCGAGGCGCTGCTGGTGCCCGACCCGTCGCTCTCCATCAGGGAAGGCGCCATCGCGGCCTGGCCCGGGGCCTGGCAGGGCAAGAACCTCCGGGACGTGCTCGACGCGCTCGGGTACGACATCGACCGGCCGTGGCGCGAGCTGGAGCAGCAGGACCGCGACTGGATCCTCCTCACCGACGAGCAGCCGGTGGTGACCGTGCACCCGGTGCGGGACGCGGGGCGGATCCACCGCCCGTACCAGGGCACGTACATGAGCGCACAACGGTATGTGCTGCACACCTTCGCGGACTCCAGGAGCCAGTCGCTGCGCGCCAGGGCCGAGCGCTTCCTGACCAGCGACCCGTGCCCGGTGTGCGGTGGCCACCGGCTGCGCCCCGAGTCGCTCGCGGTCACCTTCGCGGGCCGTACGATCGCGGAGCTCGCGGCGCTTCCGCTGTCCGGTCTGGCCGGGGTGCTGGCCGGCGAGGACGGCGGCGAGACCGCGACGGTACTGACCGCCGATCTGCTGGCGCGCATCGCGGTCGTCACCGAACTGGGCCTGGGCTATCTGAGCCTGGACCGCAGCACCCCGAGCCTTTCCTCAGGTGAACTGCAACGGCTGCGGCTGGCAACGCAGTTGCGGTCGGGCCTCTTCGGCGTCGTGTACGTGCTGGACGAGCCGTCGGCGGGTCTGCACCCCGCCGACACCGAGGCGTTGCTGGTGGTTCTCGACCGGCTCAGGGACACCGGAAACTCGGTCTTCGTGGTCGAGCACCAGCTGGATGTCGTACGCCGTGCGGACTGGCTGGTCGATGTGGGGCCGGACGCCGGTGAGCACGGCGGCCGGGTGCTGCACAGCGGGCCGCCGGGACTCCTCGCGGACGTGGCCGAGTCGGTGACCCGGCGTTATCTCTTCGACGCGTCCCCGGCGCCGGCGCGGGCGGTGCGGGAGCCGTCCGGGCTGCTGGAGATCGGCCCGGTGACCCGGCACAATCTCGACGCCCTGCGGTCGACGGTTCCGCTCGGCGTGCTCACCGCCGTCACCGGCGTCTCGGGCTCCGGAAAGTCCACTCTCGTCGGCGAGATCACCGAGGAACTACCCGGCGTGAAGCGTCTGGTGACGGTCGATCAGAAGCCCATCGGCCGTACGCCCCGTTCCAACCTCGCCACGTACACCGGTCTCTTCGACACCGTACGGAAACTGTTCAGCGCCACCGACGAGGCACGGGCGCGCGGATACCGGGCGGGCCGGTTCTCCTTCAATGTGCCGGGCGGGCGGTGCGAGACCTGCCAGGGCGAGGGGTTCGTCTCCGTCGAGCTGCTGTTTCTGCCCAGTACGTACACGCCGTGCCCGGACTGCCACGGCGCGCGCTACAACCCGGAGACGCTGGAGATCAGGCACCGGGGACTCAGCATCGCCGAGGTCCTCGACCTGACGGTGGAGGCGGCCGCCGAGTTCTTCGCCGGTTCACCGGCCGCCGCCCGCAGCCTGCGGACCCTGCTCGACGTGGGCCTCGGGTACCTGCGGCTCGGGCAGCCCGCGACCGAGCTGTCGGGCGGTGAGGCGCAGCGCATCAAGCTGGCGAGCGAGCTCCAGCGCGCACGCGGGGCGCACACGCTGTACGTCCTGGACGAGCCGACCACCGGGCTGCATCCGGCCGATGTCGAGGTCCTGATGCGGCAGTTGCACGGCCTGGTCGACGCGGGCCACACAGTGGTGGTGGTCGAGCACGACATGGCGGTGGTGGCCGGGGCCGACTGGGTGATCGACCTCGGGCCGGGCGGGGGCGGCGACGGCGGCCGGATCGTCGCCGCCGGCCCGCCGGCCGAGGTGGCCGCCGCGCCCGGCAGCCGGACCGCGCCCTATCTGATGCGGGCGCTGAGTGGCGGGTGA
- a CDS encoding succinate dehydrogenase/fumarate reductase iron-sulfur subunit, with protein MKLTLRVWRQQNAAAAGAMTTYEVEDISPDMSFLEMLDTLNEELTLKGDQPVAFDHDCREGICGACSLVINGDAHGPERTTTCQLHMRSFRDGDTIDVEPWRASAFPVVKDLVVDRSAFDRIIQSGGYVSVPTGAAPEAHATPVPKPDADYAFEHAECIGCGACVAACPNGSAMLFTSAKINHLNVLPQGAPERETRVLDMVTQMDDEGFGGCTLTGECATACPKGIPLPSITAMNKEWLRATRKVGR; from the coding sequence ATGAAGCTCACCCTGCGCGTCTGGCGCCAGCAGAACGCGGCCGCCGCCGGCGCCATGACGACCTACGAAGTCGAAGACATCTCACCGGACATGTCGTTCCTGGAGATGCTCGACACCCTCAACGAGGAACTCACGCTCAAGGGCGACCAGCCCGTCGCCTTCGACCACGACTGCCGCGAGGGCATCTGCGGCGCGTGCAGCCTGGTCATCAACGGCGACGCCCACGGCCCGGAGCGCACCACCACCTGCCAGCTCCACATGCGTTCCTTCCGGGACGGCGACACCATCGACGTCGAACCGTGGCGTGCTTCGGCCTTCCCGGTCGTCAAGGACCTCGTCGTGGACCGCTCGGCCTTCGACCGGATCATCCAGTCCGGCGGCTACGTCAGCGTCCCGACCGGCGCGGCGCCCGAGGCGCACGCCACGCCCGTGCCGAAGCCGGACGCCGACTACGCCTTCGAGCACGCCGAGTGCATCGGCTGCGGCGCCTGTGTGGCGGCCTGCCCCAACGGCTCGGCGATGCTGTTCACATCGGCGAAGATCAACCATCTCAACGTGCTCCCGCAGGGGGCTCCCGAGCGTGAGACCCGGGTGCTCGACATGGTGACGCAGATGGACGACGAGGGGTTCGGCGGCTGCACCCTCACCGGAGAGTGCGCCACCGCCTGCCCCAAGGGCATCCCGCTGCCGTCGATCACCGCCATGAACAAGGAGTGGCTGCGGGCCACCCGCAAGGTCGGCCGCTGA